The Achromobacter deleyi region GCGCCTGGGGCATCACGCTGGCCACCGCGCCGCAGGTGCTGGCCGCCTACCAGCATGGCATCCGCCGGGTGCTGATGGCCAACCAGCTCGTGGGCCGCGCCAACATGGCCATCATCGCCCGCCTGCTGCAGGATCCCGCCTTCACTTTCTACTGCATTGTGGATTCGCCGACCAACGCCGCGCAGCTCGGCAAGTATTTCGGCGAGCAGGGCCTGGTCCTGCCCGTGCTGATCGAACTGGGCCCCGCGGGCGGCCGCACCGGCGTGCGCGACGACGCGCAGCTCCAGGCCGTGGCCGACGAAATCGGCCGCTGGCCGGGCCTGGCCCTGGCAGGCATCGAAGTCTATGAAGGCGTGCTGCAGGAAGAAAGCGCCATCCGCGCCTTCCTGCGCCGCGCCACCGACGCGCTGCGCGGCCTGGCCACGGCCGGCAAGCTGCGCAAGGGCGGCCCCGCGCTGATCTCCGGCGCGGGCTCCGCCTGGTTCGATGTCGTGGCCGAGGAATTCTCGCAGCTGGACATCGGCACGGCCCTGGAAGTGGTGCTGCGCCCCGGCTGCTACCTTTCGCACGATGTGGGCATCTACCGCACGGCGGCCGAGCGCATCAACGCGCACAACCCCGTCGCCCGCAAGATGGAACCGGGCTTGCAGCCCGCGCTGCAGGTCTGGGCCTACGTGCAATCGCTGCCCGAACCCGGCCGCGCCATTATTGCCCTGGGCAAGCGCGACGCCGCCTTCGACGCGGGCCTGCCCACCCCCGCCCTCTTGCATCGTCCCGGCCGGCAGGCGCCTGGCGCGGCTCCCGCGCACTGGAAGCTCTCGGCCATGATGGACCAGCACGCCTTCATGCAGATCGGCGAGGGCGACGACATCCAGGTC contains the following coding sequences:
- a CDS encoding amino acid deaminase, with protein sequence MTNSSSPAAPLDVNGKGLGAFPESCTTAGVSALNWNLLDEDVSLPVAVLYEARVRHNLQWMQQFMEAYHVKLAPHGKTTMSPALFKRQIDNGAWGITLATAPQVLAAYQHGIRRVLMANQLVGRANMAIIARLLQDPAFTFYCIVDSPTNAAQLGKYFGEQGLVLPVLIELGPAGGRTGVRDDAQLQAVADEIGRWPGLALAGIEVYEGVLQEESAIRAFLRRATDALRGLATAGKLRKGGPALISGAGSAWFDVVAEEFSQLDIGTALEVVLRPGCYLSHDVGIYRTAAERINAHNPVARKMEPGLQPALQVWAYVQSLPEPGRAIIALGKRDAAFDAGLPTPALLHRPGRQAPGAAPAHWKLSAMMDQHAFMQIGEGDDIQVGDMIAFDISHPCLTFDKWRQVLLVDEQYRVTDVAETFF